The genomic DNA TCCACCCCGCGGTTTTGCTTCCATCTACGTACATTATAGCGCCGTCTTTATCTTTTGCGGAACTCAGATTGACGGGAAGCATCTCTTCGGGCGCCATTGTCATGTCCACCCTGACCAGTATCCTGTCTGCTTCAGGAATTGACAGATCGGGCTTCACTTTCATTTTCATTTTTATGGCCTCTATTTTTCGCATCGTCGACAATGCTCTGGATGTCATAattctctttctccagaGCTGTCGTCCAGGATGGAGGGACACGCAATGGGCTCCTCCTGAAACTCGCTCCTCTGGCCCGGCGTCATCCTTTGAGCCTTTCGAAACAtcctcttcccgtctccctttcACAAATCCCGCCTCCGCAAGGATACGACTGACGCGCGAGCGGTCGGGGGACGCCGCACCGACGGCGGTACGACGCAAGCACTCATGgtcggaagaaaagcgatgTCTCAGACAGAACAGCTGTGAGCAATCGGGGCACTCTACCAGGCACGATTTCATTGTCTGCGCCCTGCACGACTGCAGCGCACACAGGGGCAGTCGCCGGGCAGCTTCCGCACAGGAAGCACTCTGTCTGTGtaaagaaagaaacgcttCCGAGTCCAAGTTATCCGGCACCACAAGCAGACGCCTGCAACGTTTGCAGGCCACAGTGGCAGGAGGCTGGGCAGAGTCATCTGCTGCAGAGCTCTTGCAACAACAGTGGGCAGTCTGGCTGCGGTGCTCAAGACAGTAGAAAGTATTGCAGCCCCCGCagaaaaacgggagaaaatCCAACTGATGACACTCCGGGTAGCCGCAGTGTTCCCCTATGTCATCCATCCTCTTGATCCCTGAATACGCAATAAAATAGCGGTGTGTACCCTCGAGTCACCGCTTTCATGCGGATAGAATCACATAAGGTCGGCGGAATAGATCTTCGGCAGCTTCCCGTAaacgcctcgccttccgaaACCTAACGGAGCGATGCGGGAGTTGAGCTAATGACCCACCGCTGCATTTATGTTGCCATCCGTTTCCATTGGTATGCCGTAGATGGCACCATCTGCGAAGGCAATCCAGATACGCATACACAAAGGAATGCTggaaaagaaggagggaCATAAATGGAGTATTGACAAGAGTTGTAAAGACGGTAACACGTGCGAATGCAGTATCCAACAAGGACGCTCAAGACAGCAAATGTACAGGCTCTCGGACGCTCACAGACTGGCGATCCTCAGCTCTCAAAATGTTCTCAAACCAGGATTTCTGACTTGAAATATATGGCTCGACTGCTGACGTTAGGGCACGCCAACAAGCGGGTTGTTGACTTGTCAGGATCACACGGCAGAAATTCTGTAGTTTCGCTGTCGTTGCGTATAACCGAGAGACATACGAGAAATATGTGTCTTTTATGGCCATCAAATGCTTGTTTTCCGGTTTGGTAATTTTGGATCGAGGAAGGGTCTGAGTAGAGGGCCGAGTACAGAGCAGAGATATCGCCAGCTCATTCGAGGCCGTGGAGAGCAGTCCACAACGGCATTGATACACTCCGCTTTCTGCGACATCCGGCTCGCAACTAAAACCAGGGAAAAGGGTATGATAACAACGGGCATGAGCCAGAACAATGCTATGCGCATTCGGGAAGTCAATATAACAGCATCTGTCACCGTTACGCTTTTGTCGATCTGTGATTCGGTTCAATTGTCTGGCGCGtgcgactgcatgcatccagAAGACACAGCCAGTGAGGTAGCCCCAACAACGCATGCAAGCATGAACTTCTTCACTGGAGTCCCGCTCCTTTCGCGGGGAGGTCAGGGATGACGAGAAGTGCCTTCTGACATGCTCCGCTCTGTCTATGCTTCCCTAAATCCGATTCGTGTGATGCCTTCGAGTGCGTAGCGCGGTATAGACGTCCGGTAGGCAAAAGGCCTGTAGAAGCCCACCACCGCCGGTACACAGAAGTCAACTTTTCAGTCACGCCGAGCTACCAGTACTGTAGCCGCTCAAAATGATGGGTGATACAGCAGCCAACAACGTCTGTACGAGCTCTACAGGTCTACAGGCAAGAGGGGTTAGTGCCTCTATCCCTCTGGTTTGCTGCGAATGTGCGGATGCTCACGATATTCGTAACAAAACGCCGACTACCCCTCTTCTTGAGTTTCTTTCCAGCTGCAGAATCAGAAAAATGGTGAACCCTGTCCCCTGACGACTAGCAAAAAATACATGACATAAGAATCACATGCCAGGCATGCACCAAAACAACACCGCCATTCTTCTTGCCGGCTGGAACAGGGGTATGTGCCACACGACTATTCATGGTAATGCCCATTTTTTTTTGCATGAAAGAAACGTGAGCGGCCACCATTTCAACACATACTGGCGCTCAAGTGCTCACAGCTCTGCAAGAATTGAATATGGTGGCCTCGTTTTACGATTCCTAAAGGCAGTTATCTCATGCCGTTATCGTTCTACGGTGGAGTGCGTGATACAGAGAGTCTGCAAATGCCGCGCGTACGCGTAACGTTGTGATCCATTCTTGACTCAAACCCAGCATTGCAGTAGGACTAGTCACCGCTTCTGTCAGCTAAGGTTTGTGCCTTCATTGGtcaggaggcgacgcgcacgAAGATGTACTCTCGGCCGAGGTACAGATtcgaagagagcggaaagaacAACTGCTATATATTGTCAACGACACTTATCTGAAACCGGGGAAGGCTTGACCTTGCGGACTCTAACATTAGGCCTTACCCCACGATACCAACATGTCACATGAGCAACACACTACATACCCTCAGTGAACGCAGAAGGGTGCGATCTCACTACTATTTTCCATGGTTTTTGATGCAATTCCAAGTTGAAGCGGGTCTTCCCGTACTGGAAATAAATGCGGCCTCACCGTGAAAATGCTGCTCCACCTAATTGACTGTACtctgtccccccccccccccccacgcCATTGTCAGGTTTTTATAGTTCCAAACCATTGAGAGCTGAAACTTGGCCCACCGGGGCCGGTCTGTTTTTTTCATGCCCACCGACCGGATTCATGCAACGTGGATTTAGGCGGAGATGTGATGTGTCCAGGCTTTCCAAAACAATTCAAAGAAACCGTGGGACTGATTTCTTTTCTTGAAACGTCTCTTGCGAGACATCATGCCTCGAAAATAGACCGTAACTTTTGCTGAGTAACATTTGCGTACCCGTGTTTCCCCTTGCATACTGACGATATCACCTGAACGACGATGAACACTTACTTATGGTGAAAAAAATCCACTTGCCCCTTGAGAACCACGGGGCTACTATCGGACTTACAAGGAACACGTTCTAGTTCTTCCCACCTAGACTGTTTATCTCTGTTTGATCAAGGAACGCAGCGTCGGCCGTGCAAGGTACTGCATTCGTGCTCCCCCTCTACATTCGATGTGTCTCCAGGATTTTACAGGGCCTGCAACTTAATCTCGTCACCTTCTAGAGCGATTATTGTGTTGAATCACGCTTTAAACAAACGCGCTAACTAGATAAACACGCCCTTTATACACAAGTGAGTTTTACGGAAGGAGGATGACAAAACATTGTTTGATTCGGCAGCAAGAACAAAGAATGTACCCGGCAtaaaaaaaacgaagacaCCAACCAGCAGGTTCCGTTATGCGTTCTTGCGTCACAtccagtttttttctcgAATCTCCCTACACATACACAGGACAACTTGCTAACTGCCTTTGCCGCGCATTAGAGATTAATGTAAAGCAGTAGTTTACGCTCTTTTTCGTAAACGCATCGGATGCTTTTTCAGCTCAACAACAATTAAAGAGCACGTCAGTTCGGCTTGTGTCTCCGCGGCACACCGAAGGCCCTCCAACTGTAGCTGTACCAATTTTTTTTCTACGTTTTACCCAtgccttcctttttccaAGTTGCTCAGGAAATCTCGTCGGAGAAAAGAATCTTCACTTCCCAAGGAGCGGAGCAAAGAAGCACGCCTAGAGCGGCAACAGCGCTGCCCACGGTTGAGGCGGTTAGTTAGCACACAGGTGATTGCGGTGACGCGCCGCCCTGTTGCTTGGCAATGATACATAGAATGAATGACACTAGCGAGGAACGGCTTTGTTTGCTCGAGCTCTGGGCGTGTCTGTTGCTTTCACGACATTTTTCGGGTGGAAGATGGTCAAGGAGCCTCAGTCGCTTTGTGGACACACGCTTTTGGTGAGTGAAATCTTGGAGCCGCGAATTTTCGTCGTCCTTCGCTGCCCCGAGCCGCGTTTTCTTTAGTAGCCGAAAACgggttttttctttcgcggATAtttcctgtgttttctgACACTCTGAGGCACAATGAGGTGTAGTGTGTGTCCATCGTAGCTCATGCCAAGCTTCCACGAGCCGACAAGCACACAACCGGTTTTAAAGTCATTCGTTCCTTCAGTAAGCCGCTACGTGTTTTATGCTTATTTACTTCGGCAGCATTTTGTTCAGGAGACCGTCCTTCTTTGAGCGAGCTTTTTGctcagagaaaaacacacaagaAGAGTTTGGGGTTATCTGTcagtctcctcgcctgcagGTCGGAAGAGACGGTGACTCCTGCCCGTGTCTGATTTTTTACCGCCACCTTTCAGCTCCTGTTTCCTACGTTTGTTGACCCTGTATAgcgttcgtttctctggTTGTTCACCCTCTTCCCTCAATCCCCAACTGTTTGAGACTTCCCTTGATTGTCATAGAAGCTGTGTCGGTACCGCTCGCTTTAGGAAGTGTTCCGGGCCCCTCAGAGAGTCAACTAACCGCCAAGGGGATTGAGCGCTTGACAAAACATTCCAGTGACCTTTTTCTTCAAATTTTCTCCGGCACCAGGACTGTACATGCCTCCGTTCTTCCAGCCGAACTGTACAACGGAGGCGCCTTGTCTTGGTCAGGAAAAATGCTCTCGAAATGTGTGGGAACTGCAGGGCCTCCTTAAGAGCACGTTCCACATTCCTCTAAACCTTAGAGGGGATacgcagagaagcgggaagcctttcttctccttgtcttctcccgGCCCCATCTACACCTTGTACCTCATACTTGGTCATTGCCTTTTTTCCGGCCGTACTTCCCTCGTTTCGAAGCATTCACGGGCACGCAGCTCACCGGCACACTGTCTGACTGACGCAGTGCACGACACTCCAAGCTCCTGCTCTGCATGCTCCCATATGATATGTAGAGCttgcgttttctgcctcgttgTTCGTCGCATTTCTTGGGCCGTTTTGTTCGCGTTGTGGCCGCAAAAGCAAACGTTGGTCTTCAGCGCCCGGACCGGCAAATGCGTGAAGAGACTGGTGATGACAGTGGTGGATGCTGCGAGTGTCTCGTGGAGTcgggggagagagacccTTATCACGCGAGCACACGCTTTCGACTGAGGGTCTGCTACCAGGTGCAGTGGCTTCGAGTGGCGCTTTGTACGGACCAAGTCGGCGAATTATCTGGAGCTTACTAAGGGCGCTCCACCACATCTCACTGCAACATAGGGAGGCCAGAGCTTAGCGTGTTCCGGGCAGCGGAAGGCAAAGGATCGACTGAGCACACAGGGGCGAAAATGCACAACACGGATTGTAATGGAACCGGGGCAGCAGCCGGAGATGCTGGCAACGGGCCTGCTGGCGGCCGAGAACATCCACCGGGAAAGGCCATGTACGAAGATGTCCCAAATGAGAAAAGATGGCGAGGTTTCGCCAAACGGGAAGTTGTCACTCTTGTTCTTCAATGCATGGCAGAGCTAGGATACCAGTAAGTCACGACAGAGGAAATGTGCACAGGATGACATCCAGACGGTCTCCTCTTTGAACGGACGGTATGGAAGACGGTGAGCGTTATCGTCTCGATTTTGGGAAGTGATTTCGTGAGCTTGGAAAGACTCCATTCATGCGGACTGGTTTACAGCCCAGTCGTGCAGCCATTGGGGCCGTTGTGGTTGTCTTTAGTCACCGTGTGGTTAGCTTTCAGGCCAGAGTCTCGATGGTAAGCTGTGTATTGTTAAGAAAATGCAATGATGTATTCGTGGAACTATTCACAGCAACAAACACAACTTTCTCCATTTTGTGGAACCAGCAGGTGTAGTCGCCCACCCCCCGGCGAGTGTATCCTCCCAGCCGGGCCTTTGCGTACTGTTGCCTATCACTCAaggtcttcctcgctctgcaGAAAAAATAGGACCATCGGGGCTTTCGCTGAAAACGCTTGTGTTTTTATGCATGAGTTCTCTGCTCTCATACGTGTTTTTGAATATTTCATGCGGTAACGCAGTGGGAAACATCAGCACAGACAGCATTATGGTTGCAATTTCGGTACGCAAGTATCTGCTCCTCAAGTTACAACTGTTGACTGGGCGAGAGGAGGTTGACTTCGTAACCGGCTTTTGCAGCCTCCCTGTCTTGTGAACAGTCGCGTGAAATTTTGAGGAGTCCCGCAACTTTGGACAGCACACCTGTCGATGCTCGACAAGAGTCTGCTTCTTCCGTGTTTGCTCCAGCAACTCTGTGAAGGCTTTGGAGGAGGAGAGCGGGTTTCTCTTGGAGGACCCGTCTGTGGCAGTGCTCCACGAAGCGGTACTGCAAGGGAACTGGACCgacgtgtacgtacacctgaagGCGCTGCCTCTGAGGCCGCAGGTACGCAAAGCCTGCTGGTTCCTTGCCATGGAGCAGAAGTACTTTGAGACCCTTACCAGcgcaaacgaagaggaagcaatTCGATGTCTCAGAGGTATGTCCTCAATTTCAGAAACTAGTTGTCCTTTGGACTTGCTCATTTGAATATCCTCCGGAGTATGCTTCTCGGTCGTGGTACGATGAACCCTGAGGCACGCGCTGACGGCATCCCTGAAGCTCATTTCCCAAACGAAGCTTTGGTGTCGCCTCTTGCCGTTCACGAGAGCCGAAtt from Neospora caninum Liverpool complete genome, chromosome VIII includes the following:
- a CDS encoding Protein F58E10.4, confirmed by transcript evidence, related, producing MDDIGEHCGYPECHQLDFLPFFCGGCNTFYCLEHRSQTAHCCCKSSAADDSAQPPATVACKRCRRLLVVPDNLDSEAFLSLHRQSASCAEAARRLPLCALQSCRAQTMKSCLVECPDCSQLFCLRHRFSSDHECLRRTAVGAASPDRSRVSRILAEAGFVKGRREEDVSKGSKDDAGPEERVSGGAHCVSLHPGRQLWRKRIMTSRALSTMRKIEAIKMKMKVKPDLSIPEADRILVRVDMTMAPEEMLPVNLSSAKDKDGAIMYVDGSKTAGWNLDKICKKLSIRNANAETGDGATFWALGMYEAEDHKNPSEQAVGVTKIDPGVLLKEMTQDGSVLFLLWDDLSV